The DNA segment GGCGGCGCGGCATCCTGCCCAACAGCTATTTCAGCAATATCGCCCGCTATGTCGAAGAAGGCGGCGCATTGCTGGTTGTTGGCGGGCCGGAACTGGCCAGCGCGGACAGCATCTGGCGCTCGCCCTTGGGCGATGTGTTCCCCGCACGGCCCACCGCCCGCGTGATTGATGAAGGATTCCGCCCGCAGATCACTGAACTGGGCCAGCGCCACCCTGTCACGTCAGGGCTGGAAGCGCTGGTGCCTGCCACCGAAGACGGGCCGGGCTGGGGCCGCTGGTTCCGCCAGATCGAGCTGGAACCAGAGCGCGGTCAAACCGTGATGAGCGGCGTTGAGGGGCGCCCGCTGCTGATGCTGGACCGTGTTGGCGAAGGGCGGCTGGCACTTCTGGCCTCTGACCAGACATGGCTGTGGGATCGCGGCTATGAGGGCGGCGGGCCACAACTGGAACTGTTGCGCCGTCTGGCCCATTGGATGATGGGCGAGCCGGATCTCGAAGAGGAAACCCTGACCGCCACCGCCGAAGGGCAGCGCGTGACCGTCCTGCGCCGCTCGCTGCAAGATGAAGTGGGCGAGGTGACAGTCACCGGCCCCGATGGCGAAAGCTTCACGTTAAAGCTGACCGAGGACGCGCCGGGCGATTACCGCGCCGAATTTGACGCGCCTGAAATCGGCCTCTACCGCCTGTCCGAAGGGGAACTGGACACAGTTGTGGCCCTTGGTCCCCAAGCCCCGCGCGAGTTTGAGGAAACGATTGCCACCGCCGACAAGCTGCGCCCGCTGGTCACCGCCACACGCGGCGGTGTTATGCGCGTGCACGATGATCTGCCCGAGCTTCGCTTTGTACGCGAAGGGCGTGCCGCATCCGGTCGCGGCTGGATGGGCCTGACCCCGCGCGATGCCTATGTGACAACGCAGTTGCGCACCGCAGCCGTGCTGCCGGGCTGGGCATGGCTGTTGCTGGCAGCAGGGCTGGCACTGGGCGCGTGGCTGCGCGAGGGGCGCAGCCGCTGACCTGCACGCCTTAGCGCTGCACGACATCCGCCTGCGCGCCCAGAAAATCCCGCAGCGCCTGTGCCGTTTCAGACGGAGCGGTGTCTGGAAAGAAATGCCCGCCCGCAATCCCCTGTGCCTGCATGTTCGCCAGCCACGGCCCCCATGTGGCGGGCACATCAAAATGCTGCGCCATAGCCCCCTGTGCGCCAAACAGCACCAGTGACGGGCCATCAAACTTGGCACCAATAGCCTGCGCGTCCTGCGCCAGATCATGATCCAGCGCCGCGCGGTAATCCTGACACATGCCAAAAATCACCGCCGGATCGCGCCAGGCATCACGGTAAGCCGCCATCTGCGCTGGCGCGAAGTCTTCAAGCGTGGCACCGCCCCAGCCCAACAGACAGCTTTCAAAGAAATAATCGGGGTCAGTGGCAATCATCTGCTCTGGAAACGGGTGCGGCTGTGCAAGAAAGAACCAGTGAAAATAGCTGCGCGCCACCGCGTGATGCAGCTCTGTCAGCAGCAGATGCGTGGGCACAATATCCATCAACGTCAGGCTGGCAAGGCGCGCACCATCATCCAGCGCCATCCGGTGCGCAACCCGCGCCCCGCGATCATGGCCCACCAGATGAAACCGCTCAAACCCCAGCGCCGACATCAGGCCAAACTGATCCAGCCCCATCGCGCGAAAGCTGTATGCGGCGCAATCTTGCGGGCGGTCCAGCCCCGGCTTGCCTGATCCGCCATAGCCGCGCAAATCCGCCATGACCACTGTGTGACGCTGCGCCAACACTTGCGTGACCGGCCCCCACATGGCGCGCGTCTGCGGAAAGCCATGCAGCAGCAAGACGGGCGGGCCGCGCCCTTTGACCGTATACGCAATCTCCACCCCGTTCACGGGCATCAGTCCGGTGTCAGATTCTGTGGCCATCCCTGCGCCCCTCCGCTGTTGCAAAAGCATGTGGCCAGAACGGCTGGCGCGTCAATGCGTTCCGAACCTGCGCACAAACAGGCGTTTCTCACGAAAGCCCGGATACCTCGAACTGGCGTGGAATTTCCGCAGTGGCCGTCCACCAAGTCGAAGCGCGGGTTCTTTGCTGGTGGAATTCAAACGCTTGCCTGTCGACAAAACACTCGTCAACATTCCAGACAAGGGGGTTATCCGACTGGGAAACCTCAAAAGAAACGCATCCTGCCTCGGCCTTGGTCAGGCGGATATGCTAAGGCAGATGTCGCTGAACTGTCTCCACATCCTGCGCCGAACGGCAAATCAGGCACCCCGTCAGACGCACGTGCCCGGTATCCATATCCATGTGCGACCTGCCTTTCTGTTCGATGCCCATTCCGACGAATAGTTCCCACAAACAAAGTACCAAAGCCAGTTCAGAAATGATGCGCGCCGCAGCGGTAGCGGACAGCTGTGCGGGACGTTTCAGACATAGAGGGCGCGCATACCAAGCTGCGCAGCGTCGGGCCGCGGTACGGCGATCCCCCGCCGATTTATGGCACTTTATGCCAGCCAAATCCGAGAAAGATCAAAGCATCGTGCTTGGGGCAGCCAAATCGCCGTGCAGGGGGGCGGCCCGGCGATGCGCGGCGGCCTTCGGCCTTTACTCCGCGCATGGGACGTAACATGGAAGGTCCGCAATGCACCTGCACGGACAGCAAGCAACAATGCCAGAAACGCCCTCTACCGCAGCCGCAAATCTGCCTGATCGCCCTGCCCCTGATCCGAGATGAAGCGCAAAGTGTCGCCATCTTGCAGCACCAGCTGGCAATTATACGGGTCGCCCGACTGGCCAAACACCAGGGTCCGGCAGAAATAGCCGTCGCGCCATTCCCATTCACCGCCCACGCGCATCCCGAACCCGCGCCCTGTGATCTGCCCTTGGGGCAAGACCTGTAATCGCACACCGAACCGCGTCAGATCGCGGCCTTCCACCAGTGCGCGGAAATTGCTTTCCTCACGGACAGGTTGGAAATCTGCAAATGCCGGTGCCGCACTCAATATGAATGCTGTGATATATCCTGTGATGATCCGCATCGGTGATACTCCACACTAGGTTGCATGTGGTGTACGTGACGATGCGCAAGCTGGATTAGTTTCACAATCCCAGCACATCCAGCATGGAGTATTCGCCCGGCCCCTGCCCTTCGGCCCAGATCGCGGCGCGAATGGCCCCGCGCGCGAACAAAGCCCGGTCGGATGCAACATGGCGCAGCACGATCCGCTCGCCCTCGCCCGCGAAGATCACATCATGCTCGCCGATGTAATCGCCCCCCCGAATGGCATGAAAGCCGATATCGCCCACGGCGCGCGCGCCCGTGATCCCGTCGCGCGCCCTGTCTGCCACATCGCCCAGCGCCACACCGCGCCCGTCTGCGGCAGCCTCGCCCAGCATCAATGCCGTGCCCGAGGGGGCGTCGACCTTGTGGCGGTGATGCGCCTCGACAATCTCGATATCGTAATCCGTGCCCAAGGCTTCGGCGACCTGTCGTGTCAGCTTGACCAGCAGATTGACGCCAAGGCTCATATTGCCCGCCCGCACAATCCGCCCGGTTTTGCCCGCCTGCGCAATGGCGCTCAGATCCTCCGCGCTAAAGCCTGTCGTGCCGATCACATGCGCCACCCCTGCCGCAGCAGCCTTGTGCGCCAAGGCGACCGACACCACAGGCGCAGTGAAATCTATCACGACATCGGATTGCTCCAGCGCTTCATCAAGGTCATCGGTCACGATCAGCCCGCGAGCACTCCCCCCCGTCGCCACGCCAAGATCGCGCCCCACCCAGTCATGGCCCGCGCGCTCCACCACCGCCGACAATGTCGCCAGATCGCTGTCATCCACCAGCCGCACAAGCATTTGCCCCATGCGCCCCGAAGCCCCCATCACGGCAATCCTGACCATTCCTGCACCTCTATCCTGACAAAGTCACATTTTCGCGTATGCATAACCAGCGGCGCGGAAAATGGCAAAGCCTCGTTGCGCAAGCGCCAGCTTTGACCTAAGTGATGCTTATGGGAACAAATCGCTTTGATACACCTCGAGGGCCATCTCAACGTCAGCTTCGCGTGGGCGAGCTGATCCGACGCAATTTGTCGGAAGTGCTGGCGCGTGGGGATGTCCATGACCCGGAGCTGACGCGCTGGGTCATCACCGTCAGCGAAGTGCGCATGGCCACCGATCTGAAGGTGGCGACAGCTTATATCATGCCCTTGGGCGGCAAAGGCCAGAAAGAAGCACTGGCAGCCCTGCGGCGCAACAAAGGCGAGTTGCGCCACCAGATGACGCGCGACATGACCCTGAAATATGCCCCCGATCTGCGCTTTCAACTGGATGAAAGCTTTGACCGGATGGAAGAAACGCGCAGATTGCTGCAAGATGAACGCGTGCAGCGCGACGTCGCAAACGGACGCGAGGATGATGAACCTCAGGCGTAACCTCGCGGCCTTGGCGGCCCTTTTGCTGTGTGCAACCAGCGCCGCTGCCGACTGCGCCAACACCGAGTTTCAGGGGCAGAACTTCACCTATTGCCGCGCCAATGCCAGCGACGATATCCGCCTGTTCCTTTATGCCAAAGACACACAGGTTTACGGCAATTTCCGCACAGTGGACGAAGCCTTGGCCCGCGATGGCAAGAAGCTGGCCTTTGCGATGAATGGCAGCATGTATCACCCCGACCGCAGCCCGGTGGGCCTGTTCGTTGAGAAGGGTGAGGAGGTCTCGCGCATTGTCACCTCAGAGGGGCCGGGCAATTTCGGGCTGTTGCCCAATGGTGTGTTCTGCATCGAAGACAGCCGCTTTACCCTGATTGAGAGCCGCAGTTTTGCGTCGGCCCCGCCACAATGCCAATATGCCGCGCAATCGGGGCCAATGCTGGTGATTGACGGTGCCTATCATCCGCGCTTTCTGAACGATTCCGACTCGCGGCTGATCCGCAATGGTGTGGGTGTCAGCGCCGATGGAAAGCGCGCCGTTTTCGCCATCGCCAATAGCCCGGTGAATTTCTATGAATTTGCACGGTTTTTCCGTGATTATCTGGAAATGCCGCAGGCGTTGTATATTGATGGCAATGTCTCGCGCTTGCATGCGCCCGCGCTCAGGCGGTCGGACTGGGGCACTCTGCTGGGGCCAATCGTCGGCAAGGTTGTTGACGTCACCACCCCGACCAACTAGCAGACCGCGATACGGCAACAAGGGACAGACATGGGACGCAAGCGCAAGGGCCGCGCCATTTCGGGGTGGCTGGTGATCGACAAGCCTGCGGGCATCACATCGACCGCAGTGGTCAACAAGGTGCGTTGGGCGCTTCAGGCGCAAAAGGCGGGCCATGCAGGCACGCTGGACCCTGCTGCAACGGGCGTTCTGGCTGTCGCCTTGGGCGAGGCCACGAAAACAGTGCCCTTCATCACCGACGCACTCAAGTGCTACCGTTTCATGGTGCGGCTGGGTCAGGCCACCACCACCGATGACGCCGAAGGCGCGGTTATCGCCACATCAGACCAGCGCCCCACCGACGCGGCGATCGTGGCCGCTCTGGCCGCCTTTCGCGGCGACATCCAGCAAATCCCACCCCAGTTCTCCGCCGTCAAGGTCGAGGGCGAGCGCGCCTATGACATTGCCCGCGCAGGCGACGAGATGGAGTTGGCCGCCCGCCCGCTCTGGGTTGAACGGCTGGACATGATTGCCCGCCCGGACGCGGACCATGTCGAGTTGGAAATGGTCTGCGGCAAGGGCGGCTATGTACGCTCTATCGCGCGCGATCTGGGGGCAGCGCTCGAGTGCCAAGGCCATGTCGCATGGCTGCGCCGCACATGGTCCGGCCCGTTCGAGGCAAGCGACGGGCTGAGCATGGAACAAATCGAGGCGCTGGCCCATAGCCCCGCGCTCGACACCCACCTGCGCCCATTGGAGCAGGGCCTGTGCGATCTGCCCGAATTGCCCGCCACGCCCGAAGGGGCCGCCAAACTGCGCAACGGCAATCCCGGCATGGTGCTGACATCCTCGGTTGCGTATGGCGACACGGCATGGGCCAGCTATCAGGGCCGCGCTGTGGCAGTGGGCATCTACAAGGCTGGCGAATTGCACCCCAATCGCGTGTTCAACCCCGACTGATGGACCAACCCGACCTGATAACCCGCACCCATATAAAGGGCGATGCGGCTTCCAGCGCGGTGTACTCGCCCTGCGAATGTTTTCGCTACATGCTGACGCGCGAATGGGCGCCCGAGCGGGGGCGCGCGCTGTTTGTCATGCTCAACCCCTCCACCGCGACCGAAGTGCAGAACGACCCCACGGTCGAGCGCTGCGAACGCCGCGCCCGCGCGCTGGGGTTTGGTGCGTTCCGCGTGTGCAACATCTTTGCCTATCGCGCGACCGACCCGCGCGTCATGCGCGCCGCCCCTGACCCGGTTGGCCCCCTGAATGACGCAGCTATCGCCGAAAGTGCGGCATGGGCCGATCAGATCATCTGCGCATGGGGCACACATGGCGCGCATCTGAACCGCGGCGCGCAGGTCGAGGCCGTGTTGCGCGCAACCGGCCAAGCGCTGTCGCATCTGGGCCTGAGCAAACACGGCCACCCCAAGCACCCGCTCTATATCGGCTATGCCGTGCAGCCGGTGCCTTGGGCTTAGCCGCGCCTCACGCCTCGGACAGCGCGACCTTCATATCCTTGACCTGATAGATCACATCGCCATCCGCTTCGACAATCCCATCGGCCACCCCCATCGTCAGGCGGCGCGTCTGAAGGGCCTTGGTGAAATCAATCTTGTAGGTCAGCAGTTTGCGATCCGGGCGCACCATGCCGGTCAGCTTCACCTCGCCCACGCCCAGCGCATAGCCCCGCCCCTGCCAGCCGCGCCAGCCAAGGTTGAAGCCGGTCAATTGCCACAGCCCGTCCAGCCCCAGACAGCCCGGCATGATCGGATTGCCGGGGAAATGGCACTCGAAAAACCACAGATCAGGGTGAATATCGAACTCTGCCACGATATGGCCCTTGCCATGTGCGCCCCCGTCGCTGGAAACTTCGGTGATCCGGTCCATCATCAGCATGGGTGGGGCAGGCAGTTGTGCATTGCCGGGGCCGAACAATTCGCCGCGCGAACAGGCCAGCAAGGCCTCTTTGTCAAAGGAACTGGGAAAAGCGGACATATCATACTCCTGCAAGGGTTTTCTTCCTCTAGCACCCCGCTCCAAGCGCTGACAACCCCGCCGGTCAGCGCTACAGAATGACCTGCGACTGAATTTCATTTGAAATCTACCCAAATCATACTTTATATAAGGGCATGATGGATCACAGCTTCGCTTCACTCACTGATACGGCACTGGCGTCAGGCACAAAATGGCTGGCGCATGCAAAAGTGCGTCCGACGCGGCAGCGCATGTCGCTCGCGGCCCTGCTGGTCGGGGATGGCAAGGACAGGCATGTGACCGCCGAAGGGCTGTTTCTCGCGGCCAAGGCCAGCGGCGAGGCGGTCTCGCTGGCGACCGTCTACAACACGCTCAAGGCGTTCTGCGATGCAGGGCTGATGAATGAAATCACGGTCGATGCAACGCGGTCCTATTTCGACACCTGTGTCGAGGATCATCCGCATTACTTCTGGGAAGATACGCAGGAACTGACAGATGCCCCCTCGGCAGAAGTTGCGTTCTCACGCCTGCCAGAACCGCCCGAAGGGGCCGAGATTGCGCGCGTTGATGTCGTCATCCGCCTGCGGCGGCGCTGACACCCTACAGCGCGTCCGTCTGCGGCAGGGTCGCCCGTATGCGCCTGACCTGCACCAGCATCACCAGATTTGACACCAGCAGCACACAGATCACCAGCCCGCCGCCCACCAGCGCCCACGGGCCGGGGTCTTCGCCAATGGCGAACCAGACCAGCAGCGGCGCCAGAACCGATTCCAGCAAGATCAGCAACGACACCTCTGCCGAACTCAGATACC comes from the Roseinatronobacter monicus genome and includes:
- a CDS encoding alpha/beta fold hydrolase: MATESDTGLMPVNGVEIAYTVKGRGPPVLLLHGFPQTRAMWGPVTQVLAQRHTVVMADLRGYGGSGKPGLDRPQDCAAYSFRAMGLDQFGLMSALGFERFHLVGHDRGARVAHRMALDDGARLASLTLMDIVPTHLLLTELHHAVARSYFHWFFLAQPHPFPEQMIATDPDYFFESCLLGWGGATLEDFAPAQMAAYRDAWRDPAVIFGMCQDYRAALDHDLAQDAQAIGAKFDGPSLVLFGAQGAMAQHFDVPATWGPWLANMQAQGIAGGHFFPDTAPSETAQALRDFLGAQADVVQR
- a CDS encoding putative quinol monooxygenase; translation: MRLTKAEAGCVSFEVSQSDNPLVWNVDECFVDRQAFEFHQQRTRASTWWTATAEIPRQFEVSGLS
- a CDS encoding dihydrodipicolinate reductase — its product is MRIITGYITAFILSAAPAFADFQPVREESNFRALVEGRDLTRFGVRLQVLPQGQITGRGFGMRVGGEWEWRDGYFCRTLVFGQSGDPYNCQLVLQDGDTLRFISDQGQGDQADLRLR
- the dapB gene encoding 4-hydroxy-tetrahydrodipicolinate reductase: MVRIAVMGASGRMGQMLVRLVDDSDLATLSAVVERAGHDWVGRDLGVATGGSARGLIVTDDLDEALEQSDVVIDFTAPVVSVALAHKAAAAGVAHVIGTTGFSAEDLSAIAQAGKTGRIVRAGNMSLGVNLLVKLTRQVAEALGTDYDIEIVEAHHRHKVDAPSGTALMLGEAAADGRGVALGDVADRARDGITGARAVGDIGFHAIRGGDYIGEHDVIFAGEGERIVLRHVASDRALFARGAIRAAIWAEGQGPGEYSMLDVLGL
- the rbfA gene encoding 30S ribosome-binding factor RbfA, which encodes MGTNRFDTPRGPSQRQLRVGELIRRNLSEVLARGDVHDPELTRWVITVSEVRMATDLKVATAYIMPLGGKGQKEALAALRRNKGELRHQMTRDMTLKYAPDLRFQLDESFDRMEETRRLLQDERVQRDVANGREDDEPQA
- a CDS encoding phosphodiester glycosidase family protein, encoding MMNLRRNLAALAALLLCATSAAADCANTEFQGQNFTYCRANASDDIRLFLYAKDTQVYGNFRTVDEALARDGKKLAFAMNGSMYHPDRSPVGLFVEKGEEVSRIVTSEGPGNFGLLPNGVFCIEDSRFTLIESRSFASAPPQCQYAAQSGPMLVIDGAYHPRFLNDSDSRLIRNGVGVSADGKRAVFAIANSPVNFYEFARFFRDYLEMPQALYIDGNVSRLHAPALRRSDWGTLLGPIVGKVVDVTTPTN
- the truB gene encoding tRNA pseudouridine(55) synthase TruB; this translates as MGRKRKGRAISGWLVIDKPAGITSTAVVNKVRWALQAQKAGHAGTLDPAATGVLAVALGEATKTVPFITDALKCYRFMVRLGQATTTDDAEGAVIATSDQRPTDAAIVAALAAFRGDIQQIPPQFSAVKVEGERAYDIARAGDEMELAARPLWVERLDMIARPDADHVELEMVCGKGGYVRSIARDLGAALECQGHVAWLRRTWSGPFEASDGLSMEQIEALAHSPALDTHLRPLEQGLCDLPELPATPEGAAKLRNGNPGMVLTSSVAYGDTAWASYQGRAVAVGIYKAGELHPNRVFNPD
- a CDS encoding DUF1643 domain-containing protein; protein product: MITRTHIKGDAASSAVYSPCECFRYMLTREWAPERGRALFVMLNPSTATEVQNDPTVERCERRARALGFGAFRVCNIFAYRATDPRVMRAAPDPVGPLNDAAIAESAAWADQIICAWGTHGAHLNRGAQVEAVLRATGQALSHLGLSKHGHPKHPLYIGYAVQPVPWA
- the fabA gene encoding bifunctional 3-hydroxydecanoyl-ACP dehydratase/trans-2-decenoyl-ACP isomerase, coding for MSAFPSSFDKEALLACSRGELFGPGNAQLPAPPMLMMDRITEVSSDGGAHGKGHIVAEFDIHPDLWFFECHFPGNPIMPGCLGLDGLWQLTGFNLGWRGWQGRGYALGVGEVKLTGMVRPDRKLLTYKIDFTKALQTRRLTMGVADGIVEADGDVIYQVKDMKVALSEA
- the irr gene encoding Fur family transcriptional regulator Irr, with the translated sequence MDHSFASLTDTALASGTKWLAHAKVRPTRQRMSLAALLVGDGKDRHVTAEGLFLAAKASGEAVSLATVYNTLKAFCDAGLMNEITVDATRSYFDTCVEDHPHYFWEDTQELTDAPSAEVAFSRLPEPPEGAEIARVDVVIRLRRR